One window of the Sulfitobacter alexandrii genome contains the following:
- a CDS encoding trimethylamine methyltransferase family protein: protein MAESARRGRTRGGGGAARRAERTAVSFETARYIERNIPNFEVLNDEALEIIERNAETVLEEIGVNFPDNPEALQKWRDAGADVQGERVHIPRGLARKLCATAPSTFTQHARNSARNVEVGGRNLVLAPVYGPPFVRDTAGGRRYATMADFNKFVKLAYMSKWLHHSGGTVCEPTDIPVNKRHLDMLHAHMTLSDKPFMGSVTEPSRARDSVEMCGLLFGEDFVQQNTVMTSLININSPMTFDDVMMGALKVYAENNQACIISPFIVGGAMAPTTVAGTLTQVLAETLAGVAYSQLCRAGAPIVMGAFVTSIDMNSGAPTFGTPEAAHITYGAGQLARRLNLPYRSAGSFCGSKLPDAQAAYETANSLNMGLLSGVNFMLHACGWLEGGLVSSFEKFVMDADQLGVLHHFAQGVHMDENGQAMDAIREVGPGGHYLGCAHTQANFKSAFWKSDLLDYKPFETWEDEGARDTTQLASLRVEKMLADYQQPPMDEAIRESLDAFVARKKAESPDSFM, encoded by the coding sequence ATGGCGGAATCAGCACGGCGCGGACGGACACGTGGGGGCGGCGGCGCAGCGCGGCGCGCGGAGCGCACGGCGGTCTCATTCGAAACCGCGCGCTACATCGAACGCAACATTCCAAATTTCGAGGTGCTGAACGACGAGGCGCTGGAAATCATCGAGCGCAACGCGGAAACCGTGCTCGAGGAGATCGGGGTCAATTTCCCCGACAACCCCGAGGCGCTTCAGAAATGGCGCGACGCCGGTGCAGATGTGCAGGGCGAGCGGGTGCACATACCTCGCGGTCTGGCGCGCAAACTTTGCGCCACCGCGCCGTCCACCTTTACCCAGCACGCGCGCAATTCCGCCCGTAACGTCGAGGTCGGCGGCCGCAACCTCGTGCTCGCGCCGGTCTACGGCCCGCCCTTCGTCCGCGATACGGCGGGCGGACGGCGCTACGCCACGATGGCGGACTTCAACAAGTTCGTGAAACTGGCGTACATGTCCAAGTGGCTGCACCATTCCGGGGGCACCGTCTGCGAACCGACGGACATTCCCGTGAACAAGCGGCACCTCGACATGCTGCACGCCCACATGACCCTGAGCGACAAGCCCTTCATGGGGTCGGTCACCGAACCGAGCCGGGCGCGCGATTCGGTCGAGATGTGCGGTCTTCTTTTTGGCGAGGATTTCGTGCAGCAGAACACCGTGATGACCTCGCTCATCAACATCAACTCGCCGATGACCTTCGACGACGTGATGATGGGGGCGCTCAAGGTCTACGCGGAGAACAACCAGGCCTGCATCATCTCCCCGTTCATCGTGGGTGGTGCGATGGCCCCGACCACCGTGGCGGGAACGCTGACACAGGTCCTGGCGGAAACCCTTGCCGGGGTCGCGTACAGCCAGCTCTGCCGGGCCGGCGCGCCGATCGTGATGGGGGCTTTCGTGACGTCCATCGACATGAACTCGGGCGCGCCCACCTTCGGCACGCCGGAGGCCGCGCATATCACCTACGGCGCGGGCCAGCTCGCGCGGCGGCTCAACCTGCCTTACCGCTCGGCCGGGTCCTTCTGCGGCTCGAAGCTGCCCGATGCGCAGGCGGCGTACGAAACGGCGAACAGCCTGAACATGGGCCTGCTTTCCGGCGTGAACTTCATGCTGCACGCCTGTGGCTGGCTCGAAGGGGGCCTTGTGTCGTCCTTTGAAAAATTCGTCATGGACGCCGACCAGCTTGGCGTGCTGCACCACTTTGCCCAGGGCGTCCACATGGACGAGAACGGCCAGGCGATGGATGCCATCCGCGAGGTCGGACCGGGCGGTCACTACCTCGGCTGTGCCCATACGCAGGCCAACTTCAAGTCCGCCTTCTGGAAGTCCGATCTTCTGGACTACAAGCCCTTCGAGACCTGGGAAGATGAGGGCGCGCGCGACACGACCCAGCTTGCGAGCCTGCGGGTCGAAAAGATGCTGGCGGACTACCAGCAGCCGCCGATGGACGAGGCGATCCGTGAATCCCTCGACGCTTTCGTCGCCCGCAAGAAGGCCGAGTCGCCCGACAGCTTCATGTAG
- a CDS encoding DUF6456 domain-containing protein, with translation MPAWVPEGALHYLAHTELGQPMRELARSAGCHASTIMRQIRRIETRRDDPLVDAALRHLGKFRAAKHCSKEDPPMVQDTPCKVPDEATLEHEALRILPRLCETGAVLAVAADMEKAVVVRDTASGGSTRTAVVDTAVAQAMALKDWIAPTNSGRIIRYFITTAGRNALQRLIGRDRAGKRADRGFAEAQTAFDGPGADWEDGSDPACETRRQRMRYSVAESPLVALSRRRDRSGKPFLTDAQVHAGERLREDFELAQMGSRITQNWQGFLTGGTQAGPGAGAGVPDHARAAQSRVTAALSHLGPGLSDVALRCCCYLEGLETTEKRLGWSARSGKIVLRIALMRLRRHYDETIGPGGPMIG, from the coding sequence TTGCCTGCCTGGGTGCCCGAGGGGGCGCTGCACTATCTCGCGCACACGGAACTGGGGCAGCCGATGCGGGAACTGGCGCGAAGCGCGGGCTGCCATGCCTCGACGATCATGCGCCAGATCCGCCGCATCGAGACACGGCGCGACGATCCGCTTGTGGATGCCGCGCTCAGACACCTTGGCAAGTTCCGCGCGGCGAAACACTGTTCGAAGGAAGACCCGCCCATGGTCCAAGACACCCCCTGCAAGGTACCGGACGAAGCCACGCTGGAGCACGAAGCGCTGCGCATCCTGCCCCGGTTGTGTGAAACCGGCGCGGTGCTGGCTGTTGCCGCCGACATGGAGAAGGCGGTCGTCGTCAGGGATACCGCATCCGGCGGCAGCACGCGGACGGCCGTCGTCGACACCGCCGTGGCGCAGGCGATGGCGCTGAAAGACTGGATCGCGCCGACCAATTCGGGGCGCATCATCCGCTACTTCATCACCACGGCCGGGCGCAACGCGCTGCAACGGCTGATCGGCAGGGACAGGGCCGGCAAGCGCGCCGACCGCGGCTTTGCCGAGGCGCAGACTGCCTTCGACGGGCCGGGTGCGGACTGGGAGGACGGCAGCGATCCCGCCTGCGAGACCCGCCGCCAGCGGATGCGGTATTCGGTTGCCGAAAGTCCCCTTGTTGCCTTGTCCCGGCGGCGCGACAGATCGGGAAAGCCGTTCCTGACCGATGCGCAGGTTCACGCCGGAGAGCGCCTGCGCGAAGATTTCGAACTGGCCCAGATGGGAAGCCGCATCACGCAGAACTGGCAGGGTTTCCTGACGGGCGGGACGCAAGCGGGGCCGGGTGCTGGCGCCGGCGTTCCGGATCATGCCCGCGCGGCGCAGTCGCGCGTGACCGCGGCGCTCAGTCACCTTGGGCCCGGGCTCTCGGACGTGGCGCTGCGCTGCTGCTGCTACCTCGAGGGGCTGGAGACCACCGAAAAGCGGCTTGGCTGGTCCGCGCGGTCGGGCAAGATCGTGCTGCGCATCGCGCTGATGCGGCTCAGGCGGCACTACGACGAAACGATCGGTCCCGGCGGCCCGATGATCGGATGA
- a CDS encoding DUF6477 family protein, with translation MQDVLSMLNTLHRPRLMMRAARLGAENYRRSSHLPRLLGYGVLPRHAAALLQLMDIEAALEKERLNSDAGYSLLRHIDVLIAMVAEARVLRAITKPSPRMQ, from the coding sequence ATGCAAGATGTCCTGTCGATGCTCAACACCCTTCACCGCCCGCGTCTGATGATGCGCGCGGCGCGCCTCGGCGCGGAAAATTACCGCAGGTCAAGCCACCTGCCCCGTCTCCTCGGGTACGGGGTCTTGCCGCGTCACGCGGCGGCCCTGTTGCAGTTGATGGATATCGAGGCCGCGCTGGAAAAGGAGCGCCTGAATTCCGATGCGGGCTACAGCCTGCTGCGGCACATCGACGTGCTGATCGCGATGGTTGCAGAGGCGCGGGTACTGCGCGCGATCACCAAGCCGTCGCCCCGCATGCAATGA
- a CDS encoding c-type cytochrome: MQKTFTSKTVAVLMCGMVATAGFAASHAGGENKSVEARHHQMQMIAYHTGILGGIAKGEMEYDSAMVDAAASNIASLAAMERATLWIEGTEQGAAADSRAKPEIWSDAEGFAAAFEDLETAASAVVGAGDTAAVGAGMGDIGGACKACHEKYRGPEN, translated from the coding sequence ATGCAAAAGACTTTCACTTCCAAGACCGTGGCCGTTCTGATGTGCGGCATGGTCGCCACCGCAGGCTTTGCTGCCAGCCACGCGGGCGGCGAGAACAAGAGCGTCGAGGCCCGCCACCACCAGATGCAGATGATCGCCTACCACACGGGCATCCTGGGGGGCATCGCCAAGGGCGAGATGGAATACGACTCTGCAATGGTGGATGCCGCGGCCAGCAACATCGCCTCTCTCGCGGCGATGGAGCGTGCGACCCTCTGGATCGAGGGAACGGAGCAGGGGGCCGCCGCCGACTCGCGCGCGAAGCCGGAAATCTGGAGCGACGCGGAAGGGTTCGCCGCCGCGTTCGAGGATCTCGAAACCGCTGCCAGCGCCGTGGTCGGTGCCGGTGACACCGCTGCCGTGGGCGCGGGGATGGGTGACATCGGCGGCGCCTGCAAGGCCTGCCACGAGAAATACCGCGGCCCGGAAAACTGA